The Gadus macrocephalus chromosome 1, ASM3116895v1 DNA window ATATTATGCAAGGCCAAACTAGAATCTGAGTTGTTTAACTTTGACCAAGTTAGGAAGGGGAACAAAGAGTTCCTAAACACAATCCTTTACCTCATAGGATTCAACTAAAATGGTTACCTGCTCATTCCAGACAGGAAATGTAAACAGCAGCTTCCTGTTCCTGTGTAAACCAATCTGATTCAATAACAGTGAGGAAACATGGCTCATACATCCATTAATGCTGCTTTACTTATTAAGGTTTCACATGTTCATACCGCTCAAGGTACTATGCAAATTCTCCCTTGTGTAAAAATGAAGAGGTTTTAGAAAATATCAAGTATGACCTTCACATTATACATTTgggtttattattttatttgacaaagaaaaaTCCTATTACAAAGATATCGCTGAACATCTTGCAATAAATATGAACGTGGTATGGTACAGTACAATGTTAAGTGTTATGCTTACTGAGAGAAAAATGATTACAATTGTACAAGAACACAACTTAACTAAAACAACAAACATTGAGTAATAATATGATGGAGGTTATGACGTTCATGATCCACAGAGGCTGCTTGGACCTTTTAAAGTGTTGTCATAAATATCACtctgggcacacacacaggtcttaaAGTCTGATAAGTTCCTGTGCTTTCTCCTAAACGGCCATCCACGTTATAACCTCACTGCAGGAGTCAAAAATACCTGGCAAgtgtctctccacacacacacacacacacacacacacacacacacacacacacacacacacacacacacacacacacacacacacacacacacacacacacacacacacacacacacacacacacacacgctcgctgcACAAGCCGGTGGACGGTGAGTAGTAAAGAGTCTCTGTCCTTGGGTCGTGCCatgtccctctccttctctgcgcCCCCTCCCGACGGCCATGGAGGGCCTCAGGTGGGCCCCGTGGGTTCTTGGGCCTTCTGGCTGGGGGAGCCTTCTCCCTGTGGTGCAGGGGGGGGCCCCACGGCGCCTTCTGGGGAAAGGGGAAACACTCCATGAGAGCAGTCCACAGCAGAGCCTcctgaaacacacacctgtggtCTCACAGAGCCACAACTCAGGAACAATGGGGAGAGAACCCAACCCAGGGACCGTCTGCGTAACCCCATATCAGCATGACATCAGCGCCCCCTCCTCGGCTGTACGGCCGGCGGTCACGCTACGTGGTTCCCGTCAGCTTGCTTGACAATTAGGATGAAATGGACACGCCTCGTGTATAATCCAACAGCTAGCTTGGAAGCCATCGTGTTGCTGGAAACACTCCAATGGGGAATAGTGGAGTGGTGTTTAGGGAGGGCGTATCAGCTCTGGGAGGAGCAACTACCACCCTCTAGGTTTGGTCGTTGAAAGTAGGCGTGTCTAAAATATAAACACCCATCCAACTACTCAAATAGATGAAATTGACCGAGCAAATTCCTTCACTCTGAATCATTTGACTCTGAAGCTACAGTTGATAGTGGCACTTAGAGCCTGGGCTCTACTGTTCTGCTCAACTGGTCCACAGTGGTGTAGAGGCTCTGTTGTGCTGCTCTACTGGTGCACAGTGGTGTAGAGGCTCTATTGTTCTGCTCAACTGGTCCTCCGTGGTGTAGAGGCTCTATTGTTCTGCTCTACTGGTCCACAGTGGTGTAGAGGCTCTATTGTGCTGCTCTACTGGTCCACAGTGGTGTAGAGGCTCTATTGTGCTGCTCTACTGGTGCACAGTGGTGTAGAGGCTCTATTGTGCTGCTCTACTGGTCCTCAGTGGTGTAGAGGCTCGATTGTGCTGCTCTACTGGTCCACAGTGGTGTAGAGGCTCTATTGTGCTGCTCTACTGGTCCACAGTGGTGTAGAGGCTCTATTGTGCTGCTCTACTGGTCCACAGTGGTGTAGAGGCTCTATTGTGCTGCTCTACTGGTCCACAGTGGTGTAGAGGCTCTATTGTGCTGCTCTACTGGTGCACAGTGGTGTAGAGGCTCTATTGTGCTGCTCTACTGGTCCTCAGTGGTGTAGAGGCTCTATTGTGCTGCTCTACTGGTCCACAGTGGTGTAGAGGCTCTATTGTGCTGCTCTACTGGTCCACAGTGGTGTAGAGGCTCTATTGTGCTGCTCTACTGGTCCACAGTGGTGTAGAGGCTCTATTGTGCTGCTCTACTGGTCCACAGTGGTGTATAGGCTCTATTGTGCTGCTCTACTGGTCCACAGTGGTGTATAGGCTCTATTGTGCTGCTCTACTGGTCCACAGTGGTTGCTCACCAGGGTTCTTTAGGTCCATGTGGGCCATGTCTTTGGTCAGTTCGCTAGTGCTGCCGGCTGCAGCCCCGCCCTCCCCTGCGATGTCAGGCACGGCGTTCCTGCGGCCGGTGCGATCGCAGGTGATGAAGTCTGAGTAAGACGTCTCCACGTCCATCATCTGGCCATGACCAGCGCTCTCATAACACCTGGGGGAAGCAGGTAAAGGGGGTTATATTCACAGGCTGCTttacaacagaaacacacaacacgAAGAAACACACAACACGAAGAAACACAAAACCAAGACATTGCATTACAAAAGATCTGGCAAAGAAAATAtctgctttttttgtttttagaaaTGTCCATTCATCACGGCGCATGAAGAGACTAAACCAGGAGCTCCAGAGAGGGTTCGGTGCCCCAAGACACCACCACCTCGTTGGGGAACGGTCTTGGGCACTACGGGACGCAGCTTAGCCTCAGATATAGGAGGGGTCTGGACCATGCAACGCTCTGTAGGGAGGCCCAGGAATAAACATGCTCTAAACATGAAAATACTTGAAATACTGAATGGCATACTGGGGTGCGTTTCCCAAAACAGTCAGGACGTTAGCATTTTGCCGAGTTATTACTTAGCCCAGTTGTACTATGCAGCAGCCGAAGTACGAGTGTTTCCCAAAAATCTCGAGCTAACATAGCAATACGTAGCTGACCTCGTTGATTAGCTGCGTACTTATCCGCTAATACATACTGAACAGATGTCTTTTGAAGGCGTTCAGAGTTGCTCTGAGGCATTCAATCATTCTCAGGTGGAAGCCTCACAAACTTTGATTTTTTAGAGTACATTCTTGTTATACAGTTGAGGTTAATGTTTGCCAACTTGACTGTATAGCCTACCATGCTTTTGGGAAACgaagaccgcctgggaataccaggtgctgtaagtgatGTCGGGTTGTGGCCAATacgtggcactcttccctctagTCTGGCCTTAACATCActcccgatgccccagtgcagtgatgGGGACTGTGCTGTGGAAGCCGCCGTCCTTCGGAGCAGAcataaaaccgaggtcctgactcactgaggtcatagaagatcccagggcacttatcgcaaaagACTAGGggttccccggtgtcctggcccaaccaggctcattcaatcttgCTAATACCAACCAGTATAACATTTAGTGAGTGTTTCATAATACCAACCAGTATAACATTCAGTGAGTGTTTCATAATACCAACCAGTATAACATTCAGTGAGTGTTTCATAATACCAACCAGGAGTTTGTTTCCCAAAAGCATAGTTGCTAACTTCCTTAGCAACCTACCTCTTAGAGACTCAACAGTTAATAGGAAAGTGTTCCCCAAAACCATTTCAACTATATAGTTAGCTCATAGTATGGCGGAAGTTATTAAACTTCATTGTACCAGCAAGGTAAGGCTCCCTGACTGTTTCCCAACAACATAGTCTGGCTGAGTCCTTAAGTTATTACCCACATGGTAAAAAGGCAAATTATTTACAACAGTTCTAGGGCTGTTGGTCACATGACCGTCTTCTTTTTTACACAATTAGCATTCCGAGTTAGTGCAGTAGCGCCTCCAAATGTTAGGGTGTGGAACATCACTGGACCTTTAATGGCTCACaaatattttctttaaaaacCCTGTTAGATTAACATATGTGATAAGATTCTGGGCAGTGGGTTTTAGAGAAGTGAATTCATTGATAGTTtcaatttcaaataaaataaaagagtaTCAAGAAACATGAATCCACTGCAGCGACAACACAAGATGCTGCCCCCTGGGCCCTGTCAAAATGAATATGCTATCAAAATATTGTAGGAGGGATATATACAGCCTAGGTACTGTGAAGAGATCAACAGACTTCAAACATCAAAAATCCATCATTAGAACAGAGGAAACAAGACGCATCTGGCAGGGTCCTTCCACAGAATAGGGGAGAAAAGTACTTTATTTACCTATCCTAGAGAACAGACAAAGCAAATTTCTTACCAAATTCATTGTTTGAATTATCTTTTTTCGATAAAGGTATCAACCGTTTGCAGCAACTACATTGAATTGCATAGTGATGCTGATGAATTTGCCAGTGTCATTAAAAATTTGTGTGACATTTTTTCAaacaattataattatttacgAAATTGTTTCTAATGTTGATAGAAAGGATAGGTAGGCTATACACAGGCCCGGATTAAGCAGTCACAGGACCCTGGGCACAAATGttggatgcccccccccccccccgaaaaaaaaacCAGTGCTGTGGCaggtgttttttattattaatgattaggCCTATTGTAGCCTATGTCACAACAGAACAGAAATGTTTCTATTGCATATTATCAACAAAGCATTATATGCTAAAACAAGACAAAgaaacatttaacaaagctaAATGATGTGCTAAAACCATCACCATCAAAATGAAATACtttaattatttgtttattcgatTTGTCTATTCAGTTTATACTAGCCTAGCCCTATCAACTTATGAATTGCTGAATGAACATAGAGTTTTTTAATGTGACTGGCATCATCCCTTGGTCTACTTTCTTCACTCAGGATCCCCTATCACGGTCtggttgtctgtctttctgattTCCCCACTTCTGTCCTCTCTTTCATCTTGATCCTTAAACTAGTACTCCTCTCCGCCAGGGTATGTCTATATAATGAATGGCAATACATTACACGTAGAAGTTAGTAAACAGAAGTAAGTCTGAATACAAATATGTaacattaaatgagaaataatatatatatgtttatgtctCCCTCCCAGACGCACCTGTTAGAAAAACTTCTTACGGGCTCTCCTATTAGCAAAGTCAGTGATAACTTCATCGAATTCCAGGCTCCTGAGTAGCTCCGTCTCGATGGCCATGAGTGACAGCGCGCTGAGGCGCTGTTGCGTCTGTGTCGTTCTAAGCTCATTTTTAATTCTGGCTAGATGTGAAAATGATCGTTCCCCTTCACAATTTGTCACAGGCAGGGACAAAAAAATACGGAGAGCTATAAAAACGCTTGGGAAAGTTGATTGCAGACCATGTTTTAAGATCATCTTCAAAAGCTTTTGAGGAGACTTATCCTGTTCGTTTTGTATGAAGCTTCTGAACTGGATTATTTCATTGGCCAAGTCGACATCTAAATCAGATGGGTATGACATGCAGAGCACTTCTGCCTGTTCACGGATACTGGTCAAATTGTCAGTTTCCATAAAGAGCACCTTAAATTTGTCCAAAACATCCCGATATGCGTCCATTCTGTGCCCCAGGCAGCTAACCAGTTGGTCAATTATGACATTGAATGTTGCTACCTGATATTGCTCTTGGCCTGTCACAGCCTGTACAGTACATTCCGCTACACTCAAACAGGGGATACTTGGTAAACGTTTCTAATTGAAACCGAGGCAACCGGCGTGCGCTGATATTGACTCATTCGCAACTTAAAGGGGCCcgcccgaaaaaaaaaaaaaaaaaaaaaaaaaaaaattctgacgAGTCTTGGGCCCTCTGGCTGGGCGGGGCCCTGGGCACATGCCCATAAAACCCATTGGTTAATCCGGCCCTGGCTATACACAATCAAGTTGGCAAATATTAACCACAACTGTATAACAAGCATGTAGTCTAAATATCAAAGTTTGTGAGGCTTCCAACTGTGAATGATTGAATGCCTCAGAGCAACTCTGAACTCTGCATTCAGAAAATATCTGTTCACTATGTATTAGCTGATAAGTATGCAGCTAATCAACGAAGAGGTCAGCTACGTATTGCTATGTTAGCTGGAGATTTTTGGGAAACACTCGTACTTCGGCTGCTGCATAGTACAACTGGGCTTAGTAATAAGTCAGCAAAATGCTAACGTCCTGACTGTTCTGGGAAACGCACCCCTGGTTGGtattgtagaatgttggtgtattttagtgtctctctgttttcACATtactagtctaggaacaggccagtgcctctcacactgatacaaggtgttatttccCACATTCCGCcatttgttatgtctcaacaaggatgaaccaacctggttgtctgggacatagccagggcgatataccttatcaagggtgagagtgcttctgttctcttgttcttcatgttttctttaatataatACTCGCCacaaccctttggttcggggAGAAGAGggatcgacagccaaggaacacgtCTCAAAACTGCTCCTCAACCGCGTCcgctatagattattcaacctaagtctgtatctcgctgtattacatcctggaataaaccatctattcaaccctcttatCCACCctgacttcaagaattactactacgacggaaaatacacaacgcagagtctatacgaacagtttagaaataagctgaaatctaacagaaACACTGAATGTCATACTGGCTGGTATTATGAAGCACTGAGCTCACTTAATGTTTTTATTATGAAACACTGAATGTTATACTGGTTGGTATTATGAAACCCTGAATGTTATACTGGTCGGTATTATGAAACACTGAGCTCACTGAATGTTATACTGGTTGGTATTATGAAACACTGAGCTCACTGAAAGTTATACTGGTCGGTATTATGAAACACTGAGCTCACTGCATGTTATACTGGTTGGTATTATGAAACACTGAATGTTATACTGGTTGGTATTATGAAACACTGAATGTTATACTGGTTGGTATTATGAAACACTGAGCTCACTGAATGTTATACTGGTTGGTATTATGAAACACTGAATGTTATACTGGTTGGTATTATGAAACACTGAATGTTATACTGGTTGGTATTATGAAACACTGAGCTCACTGAATGTTATACTGGTTGGTATTATGAAACACTGAATGTTATACTGGTTGGTATTATGAAACCCTGAATGTTATACTGGTCGGTATTATGAAACACTGAGCTCACTGAATGTTATACTGGTTGGTATTATGAAACACTGAATGTTATACTGGTTGGTATTATGAAACACTGAGCTCACTGCATGTTATACTGGAGTTGTAAAGACACTGGTCTTTCATAATAACACTGCCGTCTATCTTTATAATATCTATATAAACTATCCATCGATATTATTCTGTGATACAGACGCTTTGTTCTGTCAGATCGGCAGGTTGATCCCAGCAGAGGGGGCACCGGCCCCCTAACATCGCAGCGCAGACTCCGACAGCAGGAGTGGACGAGTGACCTGATAATTAAATAAGAAAAACCCAGCTCTCCTTAATTGCCATTTCTATTTCTGCACTGTGACGAATGGCACCAGTGACATTTGTACTAATTGGCCGTCCTGATTAAGAAAGACTCGACGCAAAGCTGTCCTGGAATCTGCAGCCTCCAAGCCCGCTCTGCCAGCCCTGCATCTCTCTAGATCTATCCCCACGGGGACGGCAGGGGGCTGCACTCAAGCACATCCATTGAGAGCCGAGGGGTGCTTGTGCGCTTGCGAGTGCGAGTGTGTAGAAGGAGGCTCCTGGAAAGTGAGCTCAATTAGCAAGTCATCCCTCCTCTTTCCTGTTGCTGGGCTGTACCTTACCGGGTCATTGATGCTGGCCGCCGCAAAGCACCATCCAGCAGGGGGAGCAGTGGCAGAACACCACAAAACACCACCCAGCGGAGAGAGCACTGCCAGAACACCACAAAACACCACCCAGCGGAGAGACGAGAGAGCACTGCCAGAACACCACAAAACACCACCCAGCGGAGAGACGAGAGAGCACTGCCAGAACACCACAAAACACCATTCAAAAGGGAGAGCAGTGCAGAACACCTAAACACCACCCTGCGGACAAGGAATGAATTGGATTGAATTACTTCCTGAATGAGGATCTACATGGTGCTTCTCTTTGTTGACGTCATATGTCCAACGTGCTGACCTGATTCCCATGAAGATCCTGCATTTGGCCGCGATGTAGTCACACAGGAACAAGGGCCAGTGGACGTAGAGTCACACAGGAACAAGGGCTAGTGGACGTACAGTCACAGGAACAAGGGCCAATTGACGTAGTCACACAGGAACAAGGGCCAGTGGACGTACAGTCACAGGAACAAGGGCCAGTGGACGTAGTCACAGGAACAAGGGCCAGTGGACGTAGAGTCACACAGCAACAAGGGCTAGTGGACGTACAGTCACAGGAACAAGGGCCAATTGACGTAGATTCACACAGGAACAAGGGCCAGTGGACGTACAGTCACAGGAACAAGGGCCAGTGGACGTACGCTCACAGGAACAAGGGCCAGTGGACGTACGCTCACAGGAACAAGGGCCAGTGGACGTACGCTCACAGGAACAAGGGCCAGTGGACGTACAGTCACAGGAACAAGGGCCAGTGGACGTGGTCACAGGAACAAGGGCCAGTGGGACTTATTTTACCCATGAACACCAAGCCCCATCCAAACCATCACAAACCCTCAGCAGCCACCAGGCCATGCAGATGGGCTCCATTTTTTCTTAAAGGAAGTTGCCGTTTCCTCTTCTGAGTTCAGACAGCGACGGGACAAGAATGTGCCTCAGTGATGACGCCGTGACCCAGGGCCACTCTGTTCCCACGGCGGCTCCCTTGCATCCCACTGGCCCTTCGTTGGGGTCCCCTCGGAGGCTCCAGGTGCATTGCTGTGGCTGAACAGAAAGTGCAAAGCGCTGTTCACCTGGAGATCCCTACAGCTGTAAAGGCGCTGCACAACATGGTGATCACTCTCCGGATTCTGCAAAATGTAGAGTGAAATCCTTCAATTTCTCGATAAATCACCGTAAGTAGGACATGTCACATCACCGATTCACCCATCATTTTACAGGTGGACTTAAAAACAGAAGGGCTTTTATAGGTTGACTACGGTGACAAGTAGATCCACTGAGCTCAAAGGATAGCAGtatcacactgtgtgtgtgtgtgtgtgtgtgttcgtttctTCCGTATAATTTTGTGTCTTTATGGCAAACTGCTTGCTATGTTGAGTTCAGCTGGGAACGCAGGTATTTTAATGATGATCCCCTTTAAACACAATCCACGCTTGTGTGCACAGCCCTGGCTGTGGAAGTCACGTGTCGACTGCATGTAACCAAGTGATGGCTGCTTGCGGTTGATAAGAATATATCTTTATTTTTAACCATGGGGATTTTTCCCTTTTCATACAAAAAGCAGACTATAAACAATGATAGTCATTTCATATGACCGTAAATAAAAGCTGagggtgtgcgcgtgtgtgcgcgtgtgtgtgtgtgtgtgtgtgtgtgtgtgtgtgtgtgtgtgtgtgtgtgtgtgtgtgtgtgtgtgtgtgtgtgtgtgtgtgtgtgtgtgtgtgtgtgtgtgtgtgtgtgtgtgtgtgtgtgtgtgtgtgtgtgtgtgtgtgtgtgtgtgtgtgtgtgtgtgtgtgtgtgacagctgcAGCTGTAAACACTCCCAAGGagtgccaatcagcgttcaacagcgtggccactgagtgacatgtgtaacgtaacagccaatcagcgttcagccgtcaaactcagtgcagtgcagtccggggtgaactgcggcatggaggagaaagttatTGTTGCAGTTTGTGACTCCCGGagatctatatataatagtatataatatattataattgtatatataatatcccggccaacagctctgtgcgcctccggatggccgtagcgtggggagctctcatagggattgggcttctcggggtttgtttaccggcattgctatggtttccggtcttgtgtgttccaaaggtttattaggtaggcccatctaataaatctctgtctaatcaatgctacattttgtttatgtcagtggaattttgttacaagttgaatgcaaatgagcactgttagcattccaaaaggcacaagctcttacttggctgttttcagtctgtgtttttagttttatggcacataatgatggcatttgggcttaaaaagccaaacatattttttttcaattgatttgaaaatgtacaatttcctaatactagaagcacttctgatcagatattaaagagatttaatacaaacaaacacatttatacttattttctcacccaatgagaatcgataagagaatcgataaggaatcggatcgataagcagaatcggaatcggaatcgtgaaattcttatcaattcccatccctcgTCCCAGAGGGGTTCACAGCCCAAACCGTGCCTAGCCCATCGATGAATCCGGGTTGTAGTGATTACTCCTAGACACACATGAcacccagggctccagactaactttttccttgggtgcactggtgcgcctacatttttaatttgggtgcaccagcacgtatttatggtgcacccaagttttgagttgttgaggggggggggggggggggggggggcgttggactgtgcctgccttgcgctgagttgttgacgggggggggtaaccgggcagctgcaccggttgcaccgtcgatatttacgccactgattaataatattttgaccattaaataaatgccttaaataaatgccgaatctgtatctctcatagaGAATATCGTCAGAAACATTGCCAAGGGATCGgctctgtcccgaaaaaccctctgtctccggagagacgcctgtacgataagtgcgccgaggtccatgggaacatccacaaatggtgacgccattatcggaggaggggctaggaagctgcgcacgccgatataagtagccgatctccgggtagactcgctgaaaagctgctcccccgaccaggtttggttgcgagcgcaagtcaccatggtgatacagcgacgcttaaagagatcgactttcatggtacagctaacccaggctttcagctcaacatacctcgctaaccctctaatcgagcttcgtagtacaggcccctggattgggcttcgcgggtttgtttaccggcgttgctatcgttaccggtcttgcgtgttccaacggtttattaggtatctaataaatcgctgtctaatcaatacttcattcactgcctcttccgtggtcattacaatattatgaatagactgctatgtaaaaaaaatatataataataattataccagatcaattttcagtcgcaccggtgcgcccaaataaaatatttggtcgcactaccccgaattctaggcgcatgtgtgcccaaattaggcgcactctggagccctgacaCCATCTTTGTTCTATTACAGTTtttgactgacacacacacaccacacacacacacacacagtgtgattTTGTGCCTCCTGCTGACAAAAGGGTACATTACACTTAATAGCAATTGTTATTGACACTGACGTCATGGAATAAGATATTGACACTATGTTGTACACATGTTAAGGGAGGACTTCACTATGTTCTTGGCAAATTTAAAGTTCCTGCCACCTTCTGACGACGACTCTCCATGGAAATCGAACATTAATGCTTAGCTTAGCATTCATTAAAATGTACACTTTGACTTCATTATTTATATCGACACACAATTTGGGTTGGCCTATATGTGGCCCGAGTAGTCACAGTCCTTGACTACTTCAAGTGTAACTATGATTGAATGTTGAAAAATATGGATTCCCACATGAGTTATTCATTTGTACGTTGTCAAAAATGGTTGCTATAAGCTCAGACAAGTCCATAGATTATctgtagaaaaaaaaaggtaattcTGAGTCTTGGTCGAATGAGAAAATGTTCAAAGTCTTTCAACATGTCAATGTACAGCAAGTTTTATCCTGGTGGACATTATGGGTCCAAATGGCAAAGCTGTTTAGTTAGAGGGATACCTAAAGTctgagaaatacaaaaatgttaTACTTTTCAGAGGTTGAGATATGGACGCTTCCAATTAAAATGAATACCCAACTGTGACAATAACACTAGGTATCCACAGATACACTGAATATCTAATAAAAGGAATACCCATTGAGGGCTTCAAACTGCTGGGTTCCTGCAGGTCACTTCCTGTTGGCAGCCGATGTACAG harbors:
- the pkig gene encoding cAMP-dependent protein kinase inhibitor gamma isoform X2 translates to MMDVETSYSDFITCDRTGRRNAVPDIAGEGGAAAGSTSELTKDMAHMDLKNPGAVGPPPAPQGEGSPSQKAQEPTGPT
- the pkig gene encoding cAMP-dependent protein kinase inhibitor gamma isoform X1 — its product is MMDVETSYSDFITCDRTGRRNAVPDIAGEGGAAAGSTSELTKDMAHMDLKNPEGAVGPPPAPQGEGSPSQKAQEPTGPT